A section of the Methanosarcina mazei S-6 genome encodes:
- a CDS encoding class II SORL domain-containing protein, with protein MTMIGNEEKINKPADPANLTEGEKKHVPVIEAPEMVIAGRPFEVAVTVGSIPHVMEEKHFIEWVELYLHNKLVGRKELDPSGEKVATVIFEVEADEALIAIKEIETCRVRGVNICGSCGEKSVIANLRAVEKCNVHGIWEEYKKIEIMSGEEREEGKKCVWKA; from the coding sequence ATGACCATGATAGGAAATGAAGAAAAAATAAATAAGCCAGCAGATCCGGCAAACCTTACAGAAGGAGAGAAAAAACACGTACCGGTTATTGAAGCTCCTGAAATGGTAATTGCAGGAAGGCCTTTTGAAGTTGCCGTCACGGTTGGCAGTATTCCCCATGTAATGGAAGAAAAACATTTCATAGAATGGGTTGAACTTTACCTGCACAACAAACTTGTAGGGAGAAAAGAGCTGGATCCTTCCGGAGAAAAAGTTGCAACAGTGATTTTCGAAGTGGAAGCCGATGAGGCCCTGATTGCTATCAAAGAAATAGAAACATGCAGGGTCCGTGGAGTTAATATCTGCGGCAGCTGCGGAGAGAAATCAGTAATAGCAAACCTTCGTGCAGTGGAAAAATGCAATGTCCACGGCATATGGGAAGAATACAAAAAAATAGAGATAATGTCAGGGGAAGAAAGAGAAGAAGGCAAAAAATGCGTCTGGAAAGCCTGA
- the afpA gene encoding archaeoflavoprotein AfpA: MVESLDKQVKRIAWGITGSGDQMIETYSILVDIKNRTGVETMVFLSKEGETVMKWYHLWDKIQNDFPNFKVDAGPNSPFIAGPLQMGYYDFLLIAPATANTVAKIVYGIADTLVTNAVSQTAKGKTPIFILPVDQKRGTVKTAAPSGRAFELTMREVDVTNSEKLAQMENINILTSPYEIYDIFGIERPTEDITVKVREQKRKKAKKVAES; encoded by the coding sequence TTGGTAGAATCGTTAGACAAACAGGTTAAACGCATAGCATGGGGAATTACAGGTTCCGGAGACCAGATGATTGAAACTTACAGCATTCTGGTAGACATAAAGAACAGAACAGGCGTTGAGACAATGGTTTTCCTGTCCAAAGAAGGGGAAACCGTAATGAAGTGGTATCATCTATGGGATAAAATTCAAAATGATTTCCCTAATTTTAAAGTGGATGCAGGCCCGAACTCTCCATTCATTGCAGGCCCGCTGCAGATGGGATATTATGATTTCCTGCTGATAGCCCCGGCAACCGCCAATACAGTAGCAAAAATAGTGTACGGAATTGCAGATACCCTTGTTACGAACGCGGTGTCTCAGACAGCAAAAGGAAAGACGCCCATATTCATCCTTCCTGTGGACCAGAAGAGGGGAACTGTAAAAACTGCCGCACCCAGTGGCAGGGCGTTTGAGCTTACAATGCGTGAAGTAGATGTTACAAACTCGGAAAAGCTTGCGCAGATGGAAAACATAAACATACTTACCAGCCCCTATGAAATATATGACATATTCGGGATTGAAAGGCCTACTGAAGATATAACTGTAAAAGTTCGGGAACAGAAGAGAAAGAAAGCAAAGAAGGTAGCTGAGAGTTGA
- a CDS encoding DUF2180 family protein, with the protein MLKCYDCLENNKDSEAVGVCIVCGKGLCMEHIKQVEFPMKGGYPLPELKLKKDLPRMMCRECIDATVGEDFCV; encoded by the coding sequence ATGCTGAAATGTTACGATTGCCTTGAAAATAATAAAGATAGTGAAGCAGTAGGAGTATGCATCGTCTGCGGAAAAGGCCTTTGCATGGAACATATCAAACAGGTAGAATTTCCAATGAAAGGGGGATACCCTCTACCTGAGCTAAAACTCAAGAAAGATCTTCCCAGAATGATGTGCCGTGAGTGCATCGACGCTACTGTTGGAGAAGATTTCTGCGTATAA
- a CDS encoding pyridoxamine 5'-phosphate oxidase family protein yields the protein MKDKNESVIPHGVIQHGPEEGIKESSREKTGLEKEECIRQLKTFFESQPHAVLATQNGKAPYASLVSFASNEKLTYLLFATPKATRKYSNILENPSVALLIDNRKNTKEDIQEATTVTALGRVEQIEDFERSIMEKIYLMKHPHLADFLNSPKTAFLKIRVEKYIVVTHFQRVVEISVYSLHINYLHL from the coding sequence GTGAAAGATAAAAATGAATCAGTTATCCCGCACGGAGTTATCCAGCATGGGCCAGAAGAGGGAATAAAGGAAAGTTCCAGAGAAAAAACAGGGCTGGAGAAAGAAGAATGCATAAGACAGTTGAAAACTTTCTTTGAATCCCAGCCCCATGCAGTTCTGGCCACTCAAAACGGAAAAGCACCTTATGCAAGCCTTGTTTCCTTTGCCTCAAACGAAAAGCTTACATATCTGCTTTTTGCGACTCCGAAGGCTACCAGGAAATACTCAAACATTCTGGAAAACCCTTCAGTGGCACTTTTAATAGATAACCGGAAGAACACAAAAGAGGATATTCAGGAAGCAACTACAGTAACGGCCCTGGGGAGGGTTGAACAGATAGAAGATTTCGAACGCAGCATAATGGAAAAAATCTATTTAATGAAGCACCCGCACCTTGCGGACTTTCTTAATTCCCCTAAAACTGCTTTTCTGAAAATCCGGGTGGAGAAATACATTGTTGTGACCCATTTCCAGCGGGTTGTGGAAATTTCGGTTTATAGTCTTCACATAAATTATTTACATTTATAA
- a CDS encoding oxygen-binding di-iron domain-containing protein, whose product MKTGDELDLGGRTLIFLEAAMLHWPDSMEIFRKEDRILFSNDCFGQHLASKRYDFEVGDALPDAVEYYANTLMPFHIS is encoded by the coding sequence GTGAAAACAGGCGATGAGCTTGACCTTGGAGGCAGGACCCTCATTTTCCTTGAAGCTGCCATGCTTCACTGGCCTGACAGTATGGAAATTTTTCGGAAAGAGGACAGGATTCTCTTCTCAAACGATTGTTTCGGGCAGCATTTAGCCTCAAAGAGGTATGATTTTGAAGTGGGAGACGCCCTTCCTGACGCTGTAGAGTATTATGCAAACACTTTAATGCCTTTCCACATATCCTAA
- the fpoF gene encoding F420H2 dehydrogenase subunit FpoF, with amino-acid sequence MPPKIAEVIQHDVCAACGACEAVCPIGAVTVKKAAEIRDPNDLSLYEKGAAFQVCEGCLTCSRICPVVDGFIENELLNVRKFFGAKSKDNAGSQDGGVTSGILKALFNKGEIDCAVGITRNENWEPEVVLLTSAEDVERTRGTKYTSDPVVAALREAFEKYDRIAVVGVPCQAHAARLIRENVNEKIVLIIGLLCMESFHHDVMLDKIIPEIMKVNVRDIVKMEFTKGKFWVYTKDGEVHSVPIKDIAKYARNPCHHCCDYTSVFADISVGSVGAPDGWNSVFIRTEIGEKYFDMVRDEMEIMEDPKPGLELVGKLIEMKRKGNAEHFQEVCKEFSFETGIRSETV; translated from the coding sequence TTGCCACCAAAGATTGCAGAAGTCATTCAACATGACGTATGCGCAGCCTGTGGGGCATGCGAGGCTGTATGTCCCATTGGAGCTGTTACAGTAAAGAAGGCGGCAGAAATTCGAGACCCGAACGATCTGAGCCTGTATGAAAAAGGGGCTGCGTTCCAGGTCTGCGAAGGCTGCCTGACCTGCAGCAGGATCTGTCCCGTAGTGGACGGTTTCATTGAAAACGAGCTTTTAAATGTCCGCAAATTCTTTGGCGCAAAGTCTAAAGATAATGCCGGCAGCCAGGACGGAGGCGTAACCAGCGGAATTCTCAAAGCCCTCTTCAATAAAGGTGAAATTGACTGTGCTGTGGGAATCACCCGGAACGAAAACTGGGAACCCGAAGTTGTTCTGCTCACAAGTGCGGAAGACGTTGAGAGGACAAGAGGAACAAAATATACTTCTGATCCCGTAGTAGCAGCTCTCAGGGAAGCTTTTGAGAAGTACGACAGGATTGCAGTTGTAGGGGTGCCCTGCCAGGCTCATGCTGCACGTTTGATCCGGGAAAACGTAAACGAGAAGATTGTGCTCATTATTGGCCTGCTCTGCATGGAAAGTTTCCATCATGATGTCATGCTCGACAAAATTATCCCTGAGATCATGAAAGTAAACGTCAGGGATATCGTAAAGATGGAATTCACAAAAGGCAAGTTCTGGGTCTACACAAAGGATGGGGAAGTCCATTCCGTGCCTATCAAGGATATTGCAAAGTATGCAAGGAATCCCTGCCATCACTGCTGCGACTATACCTCTGTCTTTGCCGATATCTCTGTGGGTTCTGTTGGAGCACCTGACGGGTGGAACTCTGTTTTCATAAGGACTGAAATCGGGGAAAAATACTTCGATATGGTCCGGGATGAGATGGAGATAATGGAAGACCCCAAGCCAGGCCTCGAACTTGTTGGAAAGCTTATCGAAATGAAGCGCAAGGGTAATGCGGAACATTTCCAGGAAGTCTGCAAGGAATTCAGCTTTGAGACCGGAATCCGCAGTGAAACAGTCTGA
- a CDS encoding cytochrome b5 domain-containing protein, producing the protein MKEYTLEELSEFNGKNGKTYVVYDGQVYDVSNSYLWEDGTHQGLHESGKDLTEDMDEAPHGPEVFKDYPVVGTLKK; encoded by the coding sequence ATGAAAGAATACACGCTTGAAGAACTTTCAGAGTTTAACGGCAAGAACGGTAAGACCTATGTTGTATATGACGGCCAGGTGTACGATGTATCAAACAGCTATCTGTGGGAAGACGGAACTCACCAGGGGCTCCATGAATCAGGAAAGGACCTGACGGAGGATATGGATGAAGCGCCTCACGGACCAGAAGTCTTTAAGGACTATCCTGTTGTCGGGACTTTGAAGAAGTGA
- a CDS encoding flavodoxin family protein has product MQETEAKPIRILGISGSPRNMATDYLVQEALKIAKEKYGAETEYFSAKGKKLNFCIHCDFCIRKKEGCIHKDDIAAELYDKMIWADAWIIGTPVYQGTISAQTKTIMDRCRAVVARDPKVFLNKVGMGIADGGDRIGGQEPAIQTIHTFYIINEMIPVGGGSFGANLGGTFWSKDKGAEGVSEDSEGMRSLRRTLKKLIQTAQLVKRADASEEPQTPAPEISGEAHKQ; this is encoded by the coding sequence ATGCAGGAAACCGAAGCCAAACCTATAAGGATCCTGGGAATATCGGGAAGCCCCAGAAATATGGCAACTGATTATCTGGTTCAGGAAGCCCTGAAAATCGCAAAGGAGAAGTATGGTGCAGAGACGGAATATTTCTCCGCAAAAGGAAAAAAACTGAATTTCTGTATCCACTGTGATTTCTGTATTAGAAAGAAAGAAGGCTGCATCCATAAGGACGACATAGCGGCTGAACTTTACGATAAAATGATCTGGGCAGATGCCTGGATAATAGGAACTCCTGTTTATCAGGGAACAATAAGTGCCCAGACTAAAACGATAATGGACCGCTGCAGGGCTGTGGTCGCAAGGGACCCTAAAGTATTTTTAAATAAAGTAGGGATGGGGATTGCGGACGGAGGAGACCGCATAGGCGGACAGGAACCTGCTATTCAGACAATTCATACTTTTTACATAATTAATGAAATGATTCCTGTTGGAGGAGGCTCTTTCGGGGCAAACCTGGGAGGCACCTTCTGGTCAAAGGACAAAGGGGCAGAAGGGGTTTCTGAGGATTCGGAAGGCATGCGGAGCCTTAGAAGAACCCTTAAGAAGCTTATCCAGACAGCCCAGCTCGTAAAGAGGGCTGATGCCTCGGAAGAGCCTCAAACTCCTGCGCCTGAAATATCCGGAGAAGCACATAAGCAGTAA
- the mer gene encoding 5,10-methylenetetrahydromethanopterin reductase, whose product MKFGIEFVPADPALKIAYYAKLSEQQGFDYVWITDHYNNRDVYSTLTVLALNTNSIKIGSGVTNSYTRNPAITASSIASIAEISGGRAVLGLGPGDKATFDAMGIAWEKPLATTKEAIQAIRDFIDGKKVSMDGEMVKFAGAKLAFKAGKIPIYMGAQGPKMLELAGEVADGVLINASHPKDFEVAVEQIRKGAEKVGRDPSEVDVTAYACFSIDKDPVKAVNAAKVVVAFIVAGSPDLVLERHGISVEAKKQIGDAIAKGDFGSLMGGLVTPQMIEAFSICGTPEDCMKRIKDLEAIGVTQIVAGSPIGPDKEKAIKLIGKEIIAKM is encoded by the coding sequence ATGAAGTTCGGAATTGAATTTGTACCAGCCGATCCTGCCTTAAAGATCGCATATTACGCAAAGCTCTCAGAACAGCAGGGATTCGATTATGTCTGGATCACTGACCACTACAACAACCGTGACGTATATTCCACTCTTACTGTTCTCGCTCTGAACACCAACAGCATCAAGATCGGCTCCGGTGTTACAAACTCCTACACCAGAAACCCTGCAATTACAGCATCAAGCATTGCTTCCATTGCTGAGATTTCAGGCGGCAGGGCAGTTCTTGGTCTCGGCCCCGGAGACAAAGCAACCTTCGATGCCATGGGCATTGCATGGGAAAAACCTCTTGCAACCACAAAAGAGGCAATCCAGGCCATCAGAGACTTCATAGACGGCAAAAAAGTCTCCATGGACGGCGAAATGGTCAAGTTCGCAGGTGCAAAGCTCGCCTTCAAGGCTGGAAAAATACCAATCTACATGGGTGCCCAGGGTCCCAAGATGCTCGAACTTGCCGGTGAAGTTGCAGATGGTGTCCTGATCAATGCTTCTCACCCCAAGGACTTTGAAGTCGCTGTAGAACAGATCCGCAAGGGCGCCGAAAAAGTCGGCCGCGACCCGAGTGAAGTCGATGTAACTGCATATGCCTGTTTCTCCATTGACAAAGACCCTGTAAAAGCAGTCAATGCTGCAAAAGTAGTGGTCGCTTTCATTGTCGCAGGATCCCCCGACCTTGTCCTCGAACGCCACGGCATTTCTGTCGAAGCAAAGAAACAGATCGGAGATGCCATTGCCAAAGGAGACTTCGGATCTCTCATGGGCGGGCTTGTTACCCCACAGATGATCGAGGCTTTCTCAATTTGCGGAACTCCAGAAGACTGCATGAAGAGGATTAAAGACCTTGAAGCAATCGGAGTAACCCAGATTGTTGCCGGATCCCCTATCGGTCCTGACAAAGAAAAGGCAATAAAGCTTATAGGCAAAGAGATCATTGCAAAGATGTAA
- a CDS encoding adenylate kinase family protein, with product MLIGLTGTPGTGKTSVSKLLEKRRGWKVVYLNDLIKEEHLYSEVDEERDSVIADMELIRERLSGILEEEKGQHAEKAKVNGEEKENITIIESHLAHYITDIVIVLRAYPPELKKRLEKRGYSEEKINENAEAESIDLILAEAFEWCKKVFEVNTTGRTAEETLGDVEKIIDYILAGKENELQEYIPGSLDWIDSVP from the coding sequence ATGCTCATAGGACTCACAGGTACGCCGGGAACAGGAAAAACCTCAGTAAGCAAACTTCTCGAAAAACGCAGGGGATGGAAAGTGGTCTACCTTAATGATCTCATAAAGGAAGAACATCTGTACTCAGAAGTCGATGAAGAAAGGGACTCCGTAATTGCTGACATGGAACTCATCAGGGAGCGCCTTTCCGGCATTCTTGAAGAAGAAAAGGGACAGCATGCCGAAAAGGCAAAAGTAAATGGGGAGGAAAAGGAAAACATTACCATCATCGAAAGCCACCTTGCTCATTACATAACAGACATTGTAATAGTGCTCAGGGCTTATCCTCCCGAACTGAAAAAAAGGCTTGAAAAACGAGGATATTCTGAAGAAAAAATTAACGAAAACGCAGAAGCCGAGTCAATTGATTTGATCCTGGCAGAAGCTTTTGAATGGTGCAAAAAAGTCTTTGAAGTAAATACGACCGGCAGGACTGCAGAAGAGACTTTGGGAGATGTGGAAAAGATTATAGATTATATTCTTGCTGGCAAAGAAAACGAACTGCAGGAATACATTCCGGGCTCACTTGACTGGATTGATTCTGTGCCCTGA
- a CDS encoding carboxymuconolactone decarboxylase family protein — MTEHKEVMESIGKKMGFKPNILETLGELDPEFLGKYRRCDGKLLSDGALPAKTKILMALAVVASKQCESCTVAQMKSALNHGVTKEEIMETMEVIFITSGAPAVAACREALKLLK; from the coding sequence TTGACAGAGCATAAAGAAGTAATGGAAAGTATCGGAAAAAAAATGGGATTCAAGCCCAATATCCTTGAAACGCTAGGGGAACTCGATCCTGAATTTCTCGGAAAATACAGACGCTGCGACGGAAAACTCCTATCGGATGGGGCCCTACCCGCAAAGACAAAGATCCTCATGGCTCTTGCAGTTGTGGCATCCAAACAGTGCGAATCCTGTACCGTAGCTCAGATGAAAAGCGCCCTGAACCATGGAGTAACCAAAGAAGAAATTATGGAGACCATGGAAGTTATCTTTATCACCTCAGGAGCTCCGGCTGTAGCTGCATGCAGGGAAGCCCTGAAGCTTCTGAAATAA
- a CDS encoding multiheme c-type cytochrome encodes MKSPGLLSLIITILFAGLIIFAGAAEPSGPGDFTSNQFSKSGICSNCHGSSFGEWAGSMHSLADSDFFYNAMLQEYGVAAEAQGLSPEFCSRCHTPIGVVSSEIPPLDGSHLSEVSKEGVQCDFCHVVAESEGIGNAPYILEPGSVKWGNREDAESPSHETEGHEFYDDSAYCGMCHNIYHPVNNLTLAATYTEWEESPYAENGVNCQACHMTPGIVKFEKNPGKAASSGPKREHVYTHHFVGANAFVTGEMGEGRHEKRAIEYLQNAAKLEVNASDSAEPDENVEVEVKITNVGAGHKIPTGVTEEREMWLELTVSDSEGKALYHSGALDSNGGIDPEATVYHTVFADADGKPTVKVWEAASIFSDNRIGPKESVIEKHSFIMPENASNPISTKAILHYRSASQVHIDELFGEGAYDVPVIDMATYPEEEEKSSTPGFGMLGAVVALSLGSVFRRIIQKD; translated from the coding sequence GTGAAAAGCCCGGGACTTCTAAGTCTAATCATTACTATTCTTTTTGCAGGATTGATCATATTTGCCGGAGCCGCAGAGCCGAGTGGACCCGGTGATTTCACATCCAATCAGTTTTCGAAATCAGGAATCTGTTCGAACTGCCATGGGAGCAGTTTCGGAGAATGGGCCGGCTCCATGCATTCGCTTGCAGACAGCGACTTTTTTTACAATGCAATGCTTCAGGAATATGGTGTAGCTGCAGAAGCCCAGGGGCTTTCCCCGGAGTTTTGTTCCCGTTGCCACACCCCTATAGGAGTGGTTTCTTCCGAAATACCTCCCCTTGATGGGTCTCACCTGAGCGAAGTTTCAAAGGAAGGGGTACAGTGTGACTTCTGCCATGTAGTTGCCGAAAGCGAAGGGATCGGAAACGCCCCCTATATCCTTGAACCGGGAAGTGTAAAATGGGGAAACAGGGAGGATGCAGAGTCTCCATCCCACGAAACAGAGGGACATGAGTTTTATGACGATTCAGCATACTGCGGCATGTGCCATAACATCTACCATCCGGTAAATAATTTGACTCTTGCAGCCACATATACGGAATGGGAAGAAAGCCCTTACGCTGAAAATGGGGTAAACTGCCAAGCATGCCACATGACCCCCGGAATTGTTAAATTCGAAAAAAATCCGGGAAAAGCTGCCTCATCAGGCCCTAAGAGGGAACATGTTTATACTCATCACTTTGTGGGTGCAAACGCTTTCGTAACCGGTGAAATGGGTGAAGGCAGGCATGAAAAGAGAGCTATTGAGTATCTCCAGAACGCCGCAAAACTTGAAGTAAATGCTTCTGATTCGGCTGAACCTGATGAGAATGTGGAAGTTGAAGTCAAAATTACGAATGTAGGAGCAGGGCATAAAATTCCAACCGGAGTCACCGAAGAAAGAGAAATGTGGCTTGAGCTTACGGTAAGTGATTCAGAAGGGAAGGCACTTTATCATTCCGGAGCTCTTGACAGCAACGGTGGAATTGACCCCGAAGCAACTGTCTACCACACAGTCTTTGCTGATGCCGATGGAAAGCCAACAGTCAAGGTGTGGGAGGCAGCAAGCATCTTTTCAGACAACAGGATAGGCCCGAAAGAATCCGTAATTGAAAAGCATTCTTTCATAATGCCTGAAAATGCTTCAAACCCTATCAGTACAAAGGCAATTCTTCACTACAGGTCGGCTTCTCAGGTGCATATTGACGAGCTTTTCGGAGAAGGAGCCTATGATGTGCCTGTAATTGATATGGCAACATACCCTGAAGAAGAAGAAAAATCATCAACTCCTGGATTCGGAATGCTTGGAGCAGTCGTCGCCCTCTCTCTGGGCAGCGTCTTCAGAAGGATTATTCAGAAGGATTAA
- a CDS encoding IS630 family transposase (programmed frameshift) → MGRPEIYHIDQKISLEKLDWLIKIERNTKVQQKLYFIRFRYLGDSIEEATSRLGVTKRIGYYWQNRWNEQGYEGLLHKSGAGRPSYLSDEKILELKSILESKDFWTTDEVKDLIKDKFGIDYCLNSIRKLLKKIGMHYNIPYCLDYRRPENAEEILKKLENAIKEKTSPDKHYVIGFLDESSPQTAPDTPRLWSFVKKPKMFKNTKKMKANANAFYAINGNSVIDFKESSKAKDVCEFLGRIKEENEYDPIVVLDNSKTHHADITIKKAKQLDITLVFLPPYSPDLNPIEFIWKSVRKEILKEFIESVTQLRDLIKNEYMKLAKSKSFANNWMKIFDEQIKSVMNS, encoded by the exons ATGGGGAGACCTGAAATCTATCATATTGACCAAAAGATTTCTCTTGAGAAACTTGATTGGCTCATAAAGATTGAAAGAAATACTAAAGTTCAACAGAAGTTATATTTTATTCGGTTTAGATATTTAGGCGATTCTATAGAGGAAGCAACATCGAGATTAGGAGTCACTAAAAGAATTGGTTATTATTGGCAAAATAGATGGAATGAACAAGGTTATGAGGGTTTACTTCACAAATCTGGTGCAGGTAGACCTTCTTATTTGAGTGATGAGAAAATACTTGAACTCAAGTCAATACTGGAAAGTAAAGACTTTTGGACTACAGATGAAGTTAAAGATTTGATAAAAGATAAGTTTGGCATTGATTATTGCTTGAATTCCATAAGAAAACTATTGAAGAAAATAGGTATGCACTATAATATTCCTTATTGTTTGGACTATAGAAGACCTGAAAATGCAGAAGAGATTTTAAAAAAA TTAGAAAATGCAATAAAAGAAAAAACTTCTCCTGATAAACATTATGTAATAGGCTTCCTTGACGAATCTTCACCACAAACAGCACCAGACACACCAAGGCTGTGGTCATTCGTGAAAAAACCTAAAATGTTCAAAAATACAAAGAAGATGAAAGCAAATGCAAATGCTTTCTATGCTATTAATGGGAATAGCGTTATCGATTTTAAAGAAAGTTCAAAGGCAAAAGATGTATGTGAATTTTTAGGAAGAATAAAAGAAGAAAACGAGTATGACCCAATAGTTGTACTGGACAATTCTAAAACACATCATGCAGACATTACAATTAAAAAGGCGAAACAATTGGATATTACATTAGTGTTCCTGCCACCATACTCACCCGACCTAAACCCAATTGAATTTATATGGAAGAGTGTAAGGAAGGAAATCTTAAAAGAATTTATTGAATCAGTTACACAACTAAGAGACTTGATTAAAAATGAGTATATGAAGTTAGCTAAATCAAAATCTTTTGCAAATAATTGGATGAAAATATTTGATGAACAAATTAAAAGTGTAATGAATTCGTGA
- a CDS encoding nicotinamide-nucleotide adenylyltransferase — MTRAFYIGRFQPYHFGHHAVIARIAEEVDELVIGIGSAQKSHEAIDPFTAGERVLMVYNALEHLSIRHYVVPIEDVRYNSIWVHHVVSRTPRFDVVYSNNPLVIQLFREAGFCVKESPLYVRERYSGTEIRRRMIEGEKWEHLVPKPVAEVIKSFDGVSRLKNVSTSDSNFSL, encoded by the coding sequence ATGACGCGAGCTTTTTACATAGGACGTTTTCAGCCGTATCACTTCGGACACCATGCCGTAATCGCGCGGATTGCAGAAGAGGTGGACGAACTGGTCATAGGCATAGGGAGTGCCCAGAAAAGCCATGAAGCCATTGATCCTTTCACTGCAGGGGAAAGGGTTCTTATGGTTTATAATGCACTTGAGCACCTTTCTATCCGTCATTACGTCGTCCCCATCGAAGATGTCAGATATAACTCTATCTGGGTTCACCACGTCGTATCCAGAACTCCCCGTTTTGACGTGGTGTACTCGAACAACCCTCTTGTCATCCAGCTTTTCAGGGAAGCCGGGTTCTGTGTTAAGGAATCTCCCCTTTACGTTAGAGAAAGGTACTCCGGCACTGAGATCAGAAGGCGGATGATTGAAGGAGAAAAATGGGAGCACCTTGTCCCGAAACCGGTTGCAGAAGTAATCAAAAGCTTCGACGGAGTTTCCCGTCTGAAGAATGTTTCTACCAGTGACAGCAATTTTTCTTTATGA
- a CDS encoding DUF2180 family protein: MKCYECALEGKDTDAVGICIVCGRGVCKEHLIHEETPVWEGNYPIQLKPDQEHIKRIVCVPCHIALKENCLFNEVC; encoded by the coding sequence ATGAAATGCTATGAATGTGCCCTTGAGGGCAAAGATACGGATGCTGTGGGAATTTGTATCGTATGTGGGAGAGGGGTTTGTAAAGAGCACCTTATACATGAAGAAACCCCTGTATGGGAAGGCAACTATCCTATTCAACTCAAGCCTGACCAGGAACACATAAAAAGAATTGTCTGTGTTCCCTGCCACATAGCTTTGAAAGAGAACTGTCTGTTTAACGAAGTGTGTTGA
- a CDS encoding ferritin family protein — translation MESAYQNTVDEVRNLKGIEEALALAIEREKEAKDFYMQQAAMMENPKFKELYEHLAGEEVKHLGYLEEYRDKKELPAISTEVPSGQSFSPEFDPARTKVGEITLGDAGILLAAMRHERKSEDFYSELAKKTEDENQRNFFQMLSRYEREHYEIIDSYLENVTSFRMQT, via the coding sequence ATGGAAAGCGCATACCAGAACACTGTAGATGAAGTAAGGAATCTTAAAGGGATTGAAGAAGCTCTGGCTCTTGCAATTGAGAGAGAAAAGGAAGCAAAAGACTTCTACATGCAGCAGGCTGCCATGATGGAAAACCCGAAATTTAAGGAGCTTTACGAGCACCTTGCAGGCGAAGAAGTAAAGCATCTGGGTTATCTCGAAGAATACCGCGATAAAAAAGAACTGCCTGCTATCAGTACGGAAGTTCCCAGCGGGCAGTCTTTCAGCCCTGAGTTCGACCCTGCAAGGACAAAAGTGGGAGAGATTACCCTCGGAGATGCAGGCATACTGCTGGCAGCCATGAGGCATGAGAGAAAGAGCGAGGACTTTTATTCCGAGCTTGCAAAAAAAACAGAAGACGAAAATCAGAGAAATTTCTTCCAGATGCTGTCAAGGTATGAAAGAGAACATTATGAGATTATTGACAGTTACCTGGAAAATGTCACAAGTTTCCGCATGCAGACCTGA
- a CDS encoding desulfoferrodoxin FeS4 iron-binding domain-containing protein: protein MEPEGGEVAVGVSKKGEKYLCEICGNEVTVTKVGGGTLVCCGEEMTLIEE, encoded by the coding sequence TTGGAACCAGAAGGAGGTGAAGTAGCTGTGGGCGTATCCAAGAAAGGAGAAAAATACCTCTGCGAGATCTGCGGTAATGAGGTCACCGTAACAAAAGTCGGAGGCGGAACGCTTGTTTGCTGTGGGGAGGAAATGACCCTGATAGAGGAATAA